CGTCCACCGACGCCACCGTGGTCACGCTGACGTTCGACGGGGCGGTCAAGCTCGGTGTCCTCGGCCGACTCGCAGCACGGCTGCTGGGGAACCCACGCCGGTTGGAGGCGATCCTCGACGCCTACGAGCGCGACCTGACCCAGGCACCGTTGCGCAGAGGAGCCGGCTAGCCGACCGTCCCGCTGAGCGGCTTGCGTCGGCGGGCCTGCTCGTAGCGGTCGAGGAACGCCTCGACGTTGGCCGCGCTCGTCCAGTCCGACCGGGACAGGATCCGTCCGCCGCGCCCGACCACCCACGTCATGTTGGGCAGCAGCCCGTAGGCGCGGTGTGCTGTCCCCTCGAGGCCGTCCACGAGGATGGGACGGCGCATACCGACCTCGTCGCGCAGCAGCCGGGCGTTGGCGAGCTTCGTCGCGAACGAGTCGTGGTGGCCCACGTGCTCACCCGGGTGCATGGGTGCAGGTATACCTACCGGTGCGTTCGGACGCTGGCTGAACGCCCTTGACCCCGCTCGAATTGCGTGTCTAGGTGAGACGGAATGGCTGCGGCCGGAGAGGTGTTACCCCCCACATCGTGGAAGCCACGCGCGCCCGGATCAGCACGACCCTGGCGCGTCTGCGCGCCGTGGAGCGGCGCACCAGACCGGTCCAGCCCGAGGTCCGTGCAGCGCTGGACGCGCGTTGGCGGGAGCTGCCCGAGCACGTGCGCACCAGCGCGCAGATGCTGGGTCGCAAGTTCACCGGCTGCGAGGGCACCCAGGGTGTCTTCCCGGCCTGTAACTTCGGCTGCCGGCCGTGCTACCACGCCGCCAACGCCAACCGGGTGCCGGTGGACGGGGCCCACACCGTCGCCGCGGTCACCGAGCAGATGGCCTACCTGCGCGAACGGCGGGGCCCGGGCCAGTACGCGCAGCTGATCGGCGGCGAGGTATCCCTGCTGGCCCCCCAGGCGCACGCCGAAGCGCTGGAGGTGATGCGCCGCCACGAGCGCTTCCCGATGAGCTTCACCCACGGCGACTTCGACTACGACTACCTCCACCAGGTCGCGGTTCGCCCCGACGGGACGCCGCGGTTCGACGTGCTGTCCTTCGCGGTCCACATCGACAGCACCATGCTCGGACGGCGGGGGGCCAAGCGTCCGGACAGCGAGGCGCAGCTGCACGACGAGCGACGGCGCGTCCGGGCGATGTTTCACCGCCTCGAGCGCGAGCACGGTGTGCGGGTCCACCTCGCCCACAACATGACCGTCACCCCGGCCAACGTCGGTGAGGTCGCCGAGGTGGTGGCGGTGTGCCGTGAGCTGGGCTTTCGGATGTGCTCGTTCCAACCGGCCGCCCAGGTCGGCGACCAGCGCCGCTGGCATGCCGACTTCCGCGCGCTGTCCGACGACGCGGTGTGGGCCGAGGTCGAGCGCGGTGCCGGCGCCCGCCTGCCCTACAAGGCGCTGCAGGTCGGCGACACCCGCTGCAACCGCGTCACCTGGGGGCTGTGGGCGGGCGGGCGCTACGTGCCCGTCCTGGACGACGCCGACGCCCGTGACCTGCGCGCACGGGATGCGTTCCTGCGGGTGCTGCCCGGCAACCTGCTGTTCGCCCCACGGGCGCTGGCCGCCGCGCGCGTCCTGCGCGCACTGCTGTCGCGGCCCGGTGACCTGCCCGCTATCGCCTCCTGGGCCCTGCGCTATGCGACCCGGCTCGGGCCCGGCAGCCTCAGGGGTGTGCACCCCACGACCTACGTCATGCACAGCTTCATCGACGCCGCCGAGGTGGGCCCTGCGTGGGCGCTGCTCCAACAAGGCGTGGTCGCCGAGGACCCCAGGATCCGCGCCGCCCAGGAGCGTCTGCGAGCCTGCGCCTACGGGATGGCGCACCCTGAGCTCGACCAGATCGTACCTGCCTGCGTCCAGCACAGCGTGCTCGACACCCAGGGCAACGCCGAGCTCATCCAGCTGCTGCCCCGCCGCAACCAGGAGGCAACCCGTGCTCATCGGTGAGCTCGCCCGCGCGACGGGCGTGACCGCGAAGACCCTGCGCTACTACGAGGACGAGGAGCTGCTGCACGAGCCTGACCGGACACCCGGCGGCTATCGCGACTATGCGGCCGACGTGGTCGCGCGCGTGGAGTTCATCCGCCGGGCCCAAGCGGCCGGGTTGACCCTTCGACAGATCCACGCAGTCCTGACCATCCGCGACGACGGGCAGGCGCCGTGTGTCCATGTCGCCGAGCTCGTCACTGAGCGCCTCGCCGACGTCGAACAGCGCCTGCGGGAGCTGCGCCAGACCCGCGCCCAGCTGCGGCAGCTCCAGCATCGGCTGGAGGCGCTCGATCCTGCCCGGTGTCAACCCACCAGCATCTGCTCGGCTATCCAGCCCGCGGGCTCTGCGCCACCTTCTCGGACTTAGCGCTTGACCTTCCAGTCAGATGGAGGGCCTACGGTCGGTCCATGGATGTCACCGTACTGTACTTCGACGGCTGCCCGAACTGGCAGACCACCGCCGCACGACTGACTGAGCTGGCGGGCGAGGTCGACCTGCGGATCAAACGCGTACGGGTGAGCACCCCCGAGGAGGCAGCGGCCACCGGGTTCCGAGGGTCGCCAACGGTCCTCGTCGACGGCCATGATCCCTTCGCCACGGGCACCGAGCCCACGGGCCTAGCATGCCGGATCTACCAGACACCTGACGGACCCCAGGGCTCACCCACCATCGAGCAGCTGCGCCAAGCCCTGGTGTAGGTCCCGTCAGGCTGTGGGGTTTCGCCGTCCCGGGTCAGCCGAGACAACGCCGCCATCGAAACGGCGCCGTCGAGCGCGTGTGCGGTCAGGTCGGCGTCGGCGACGTCGAACGCGCCGTCGGCGACGCCGGCTTCGAGCACCTCTCGAAGCGGGCGTAGGACCGACGCTTGCACGGCGGCCTTGAGGGCATCCCCCTGCGAGAGGACCGCCAGTCGACTCACGAGCATCGTGCACAGCACGGGTTGAGCGGCCACGGTCCGCACGGTGGTGGACAACAGTGCTTCGACCTGCCTGGCGGGTCGCCGTCCTCGCCGGCCGCGCTGGCTATCGCAGTGCCGATCCGCTCCACCTTGTCGAGCAGCAAGAAGTCGAGCAGCTCCTCCGGACCGGAGAAGTGGTAGTAGAGCGTGGCTCTGGCCACACCCGCCGAGCGCGCCATCTGGTCCATGCTGGGCGGTCGGTCGCCCGCCAAAGCCTCCTCGGACACCGCGCGCAACCGCGCAGCCATGCGGCGCTAGGGGGCCGGCCTGGCACGACCTCGACCTCATCGCCGCCCGCGAAGACGGCATGTGGATCCACCCCGACTGGCTGTCGGAGATGTTCCGCGCGCACGTCAAGGCGACGGGCCTGCCCAAAATCCGGCTGCACGACCTCAGGCATACGCACGCCAGCCTGCTCCTGGCTCGAGGCGTGCACCCCAAGATCGTCTCCGAGCGGCTCGGGCACCACTCCGTGGCGTTCACGCTCGACACCTACGCCCACGTCATGCCCGGGATGCAAGCCGAGGCGGCGGAGAGCCTGGCCTCCCGTTGTCGAGAGTGGAAGGAGCGGACACAGCGGTTTGACGAGCCGGAAGCACACCCCGTCATGGACCGTCACGGGGCGTCTGTGACCATAGTT
The sequence above is drawn from the Egibacteraceae bacterium genome and encodes:
- a CDS encoding heavy metal-responsive transcriptional regulator; the protein is MLIGELARATGVTAKTLRYYEDEELLHEPDRTPGGYRDYAADVVARVEFIRRAQAAGLTLRQIHAVLTIRDDGQAPCVHVAELVTERLADVEQRLRELRQTRAQLRQLQHRLEALDPARCQPTSICSAIQPAGSAPPSRT
- a CDS encoding tyrosine-type recombinase/integrase translates to MWIHPDWLSEMFRAHVKATGLPKIRLHDLRHTHASLLLARGVHPKIVSERLGHHSVAFTLDTYAHVMPGMQAEAAESLASRCREWKERTQRFDEPEAHPVMDRHGASVTIV